One genomic region from Equus asinus isolate D_3611 breed Donkey chromosome 8, EquAss-T2T_v2, whole genome shotgun sequence encodes:
- the MRPL2 gene encoding large ribosomal subunit protein uL2m encodes MALRVLTRALGSLSLTPPAAAASGPSLLQAAQVTNNALLQLPSASMLLPCRPVLTSVALSANFVSWKSHTKYTITPMKMRKSGGRDHTGRIKVHGIGGGHKQRYRMIDFLRFRPEQETKSGPFEEKVITVRYDPCRSADIALVAGGSRKRWIIATENMQAGDIILNSDHIGRMAVAAREGDAHPLGALPVGTLINNVESEPGRGAQYIRAAGTCGVLLRKVNGTAIIQLPSKRQMQVLETCIATVGRVSNVDHNKRVIGKAGRNRWLGKRPNSGLWHRKGGWAGRKIRPLPPMKSYVKLPSAAAQS; translated from the exons ATGGCCCTGCGGGTACTGACCCGCGCTCTGGGCTCTCTGAGCCTGACGCCCCCGGCTGCTGCCGCCTCCGGCCCAAGCCTGCTCCAGGCCGCCCAG GTGACAAACAATGCTCTCCTCCAGCTGCCCTCTGCCTCGATGTTGCTTCCCTGCCGCCCAGTCCTTACCTCTGTGGCCCTTAGTGCCAATTTTGTTTCCTGGAAGAGTCATACCAAGTACACCATTACACCAATGAAGATGAGAAAGTCTGGGGGCCGAGACCACACAG GCCGAATCAAGGTGCATGGTATTGGCGGGGGCCACAAGCAACGTTATCGCATGATTGACTTTCTACGCTTCCGGCCTGAGCAGGAAACCAAGTCAGGACCCTTTGAGGAGAAGGTCATCACTGTCCGCTATGATCCCTGTAG GTCAGCAGACATAGCTCTGGTTGCTGGGGGTAGCCGGAAACGCTGGATCATTGCCACAGAAAACATGCAGGCTGGAGATATAATCCTGAACTCTGACCACATAGGCCGAATGGCAG TGGCTGCTCGGGAAGGAGATGCACATCCTCTTGGGGCCTTGCCAGTAGGGACCCTCATCAACAATGTGGAGAGTGAGCCAGGCCGGGGAGCTCAGTATATCCGAGCTGCAG ggaCATGTGGTGTGCTTCTGCGGAAGGTGAATGGGACAGCCATCATCCAGCTGCCCTCTAAGAGGCAGATGCAG GTGCTGGAAACATGCATAGCAACAGTAGGTCGAGTATCCAACGTTGATCATAACAAACGGGTCATCGGCAAGGCTGGGCGGAACCGCTGGCTGGGCAAAAGGCCTAACAGCGGGCTATGGCACCGCAAGGGGGGCTGGGCTGGCCGAAAGATTCGGCCGTTGCCGCCTATGAAGAGTTATGTGAAGCTCCCCTCAGCTGCTGCCCAAAGCTGA
- the CUL7 gene encoding cullin-7 produces MVGELRYREFRVPLGPGLHAYPDELIRQRVGHDGHPEYQIRWLILRRGDDGEGGSGQVDCKAEHILLWMSNDEIYANCHKMLGEDGQVIGPSQETGGEAGALDKSVLGEMETDVKSLIQRALRQLEECVGSIPPAPLLHTVHVLSAYASIEPLTGVFKDPRVLDLLMHMLSSPDYQIRWSAGRMIQALASHDAGTRTQILLSLSQQEAIEKHLDFDSRCALLALFAQATLSEHPMSFEGIQLPQVPGRLLFSLVKHYLHVTFLLDKLNDSAAEPGVQNNSAPEELSGERGRLELEFSMAMGTLISELVQAMRWDWASSRQGPLARSSCSIFQPQLTNAGPGLPPAQAQPSLRRSRRFRPRSEFASGNTYALYVRDTLQPGMRVRMLDDYEEISAGDEGEFRQSNSGVPPVQVLWESTGRTYWVHWHMLEILGFEEDIENVVKADEYKGAVVTGALGAALPSWRWKPMTELYAVPCVLPEDEDTEESEHLTQAEWWELLFFIKKLDGPDHQEVLQILQENLDGEILDDEVLAELAVPMELAQDLLLALPQRLDDSALRDLFNCRVYRKYGPEALAGQPAYASLLEAQAQPQESADAARVEAKEPPTQCPNTPLRRLAEGYGQPGKIFLDLERALSSEGAQDSEVKPLLLQLQRQPQPFLVLMRSLDTPAANKSLHLTVLRILTQLVDFPEALLLPWHEAMDACMACLRSPDTDREVLQELIFFLHHLASVSRDYAVVLNQLGARDAISKALEKHLGKLELAQELRDMVFKCEKHAHLYRKLTTNILGGCIQMVLGQIEDHRRTHRPINIPFFDVFLRHLCQGSSVEVKEEKCWEKVEVSSNPHRASKLTDRNPKTYWESNGSAGSHYITLHMHQGVLIRQLTLLVAGEDSSYMPARVVVFGGDSTSSLNTELNSVNVMPSASRLILLENLNRFWPIIQIRIKRCQQGGIDTRIRGLEVLGPKPTFWPVFQEQLCRHTRLFYMVRAQAWSQDIAEDRRSLLHLSSRLHGALRHEQNFADGFLPDNEAAQALGKTCWEALVSPLVQNITSPDEDGVSPLGWLLDQYLECREAAHNPQSRAAAFSSRVRRLTHLLVHVEPCEVPPLVVATPRPQGRNRSHDWSSLATRGLPSSIMRNLTRCWGAVVEEQVNNFLTSHWRDDDFVPRYCEHFNNLQKSSSELFGPRAAFLLALQNGCAGALLKLPFLKAAHVSEQFARHIDQRIQGSRIGGARGMEMLAQLQRCLETVLVFSGLEIATTFEYYYQHYMADRLLGVGSSWLEGAVLEQIGLCFPNRLPQQMLRSLSTSEELQRQFHVYQLQRLDQELLKLEDTEKKMQGGHGASGKEYERENEEEAEEAGAAAAAADKAEVEEEEENEDLYYEGAMPEVSVLVLSPRCWPIASICHTLNPKICLPSYLRGTLNRYSNFYNKSQSYPVVERGPQRRLQWTWLGRAELQFGDQTLHVSTVQMWLLLYLNDLKEVSVESLLALSGLSQDMLNQAIGPLTSLRGPLDLHEQKDVPGGVLKIRDASEEPRPRRGNVWLIPPQTYLKAEDEEGRNLEKRRNLLNCLIVRILKAHGDEGLHIDQLVCLVLEAWQKGPCPPRGLVSSLGRGSACSSTDVLSCILHLLGKGTVRRHDDRPQTLSYAVPVTVMEPHTESLNPGSSGPNPPLTFHTLQIRSRGVPYASCTGTQSFSTFR; encoded by the exons ATGGTGGGGGAGCTCCGCTACAGGGAATTCAGAGTGCCCCTGGGGCCCGGCTTGCACGCCTACCCTGATGAGCTGATCCGCCAGCGGGTGGGCCACGATGGGCATCCTGAGTACCAGATCCGCTGGCTCATCCTCAGGCGTGGGGATGATGGGGAAGGGGGCTCTGGCCAAGTGGATTGCAAGGCTGAGCACATCCTGCTATGGATGTCCAACGACGAGATCTATGCCAACTGCCACAAGATGCTGGGCGAGGATGGCCAGGTCATCGGGCCCTCCCAGGAGactggaggggaggctggggcccTGGACAAGTCTGTGCTGGGGGAGATGGAAACCGACGTGAAGTCTCTGATTCAGAGGGCGCTTCGGCAGCTGGAGGAGTGTGTGGGCAGCATCCCCCCTGCTCCTCTGCTTCACACTGTCCATGTGCTCAGCGCTTACGCCAGCATCGAGCCCCTCACTGGGGTGTTCAAAGACCCAAGGGTCCTTGACTTGCTCATGCACATGTTGAGCAGTCCCGATTATCAGATTCGCTGGAGCGCGGGCCGGATGATACAAGCCCTGGCATCCCATGATGCTG GCACCCGGACCCAGATTCTTCTGTCACTGAGCCAACAAGAGGCCATTGAGAAGCACCTGGATTTTGACAGCCGCTGTGCTCTGCTGGCTCTGTTTGCACAGGCCACACTCTCTGAACACCCCATGTCTTTCGAGGGCATTCAACTGCCACAG GTCCCGGGAAGGCTGCTCTTTTCCTTGGTGAAGCACTATTTGCATGTCACCTTCCTCCTCGATAAGCTGAATGACAGTGCTGCAGAACCAGGAGTGCAGAACAACTCTGCCCCCGAGGAGTTGAGTGGGGAGAGGGGTCGGCTGGAGCTGGAGTTCAGCATGGCCAtgggcaccctgatctcagagcTGGTGCAGGCCATGCGCTGGGACTGGGCCTCAAGCAGACAGGGGCCCTTGGCACGGTCCTCCTGTTCCATcttccagccccagctgacaAATGCCGGCCCAGGGCTGCCAcctgcccaggcccagccctccCTCAGGAGGTCAAGGCGGTTTCGCCCTCGCTCTGAGTTTGCAAGTGGTAATACCTATGCCTTGTATGTGCGGGATACGCTGCAGCCAGGGATGCGAGTGCGGATGCTGGATGATTACGAGGAGATCAGTGCTGGGGACGAGGGCGAGTTCCGTCAGAGCAACAGTGGCGTGCCCCCTGTGCAG GTGTTGTGGGAGTCGACGGGCCGTACCTATTGGGTACACTGGCACATGCTGGAGATTCTGGGCTTTGAGGAAGACATTGAGAATGTGGTCAAGGCTGATGAGTACAAGGGGGCAGTGGTCACTGGAGCCCTGGGTGCAG CCTTGCCATCCTGGCGGTGGAAGCCCATGACAGAGCTCTATGCTGTGCCCTGCGTGCTGCCTgaggatgaggacactgaggagaGTGAACACCTGACCCAGGCCGAGTGGTGGGAGCTCCTCTTCTTCATCAAGAAGCTCGATGGACCTGACCATCAGGAGGTTCTCCAGATCCTCCAGGAGAACCTGGATGGGGAG ATTCTGGATGACGAGGTCCTGGCTGAGCTGGCCGTGCCCATGGAGTTGGCCCAAGACTTGCTGCTGGCTCTGCCACAGCGACTTGATGACAGCGCTCTCAGGGACCTGTTCAACTGCCGAGTCTACAGGAAATATGGGCCCGAGGCCCTGGCAGGGCAGCCAGCTTACGCATCCCTGCTGGAAGCCCAGGCCCAGCCTCAGGAATCAGCAGATGCAGCCAGAGTGGAAG CAAAAGAACCCCCGACTCAGTGCCCCAACACTCCCCTGCGGCGTCTGGCAGAGGGTTATGGTCAGCCTGGGAAAATCTTCCTGGATCTGGAGCGAGCCCTCAGCTCAGAGGGGGCCCAGGACAGTGAAGTCAAGCCATTGCTGCTGCAGCTGCAGAGACAGCCCCAGCCGTTCCTCGTGCTCATGCGGAGCCTTGATACTCCGGCGGCCAACAAGTCCCTGCACCTGACCGTTCTGAG AATCCTCACgcaactggtggactttcccgaGGCGCTGCTGCTCCCCTGGCACGAGGCCATGGATGCCTGCATGGCCTGCCTGCGGTCCCCAGACACTGACCGAGAG GTGCTTCAGGAACTGATCTTCTTCCTGCACCACCTGGCCTCGGTGAGCAGGGACTATGCTGTGGTGCTTAATCAGCTGGGAGCCCGAGATGCCATCTCCAAGGCCCTGGAAAAGCACCTGGGAAAGCTGGAGCTGGCTCAGGAGCTGCGGGACATGGTCTTCAAGTGTGAGAAGCATGCCCACCTCTACCGGAAACTCACCACCAACATCCTGGGAGGCTGTATCCAG ATGGTGCTGGGCCAGATTGAAGACCACAGACGAACCCACCGACCCATCAACATCCCCTTCTTTGACGTGTTCCTCAGGCATCTCTGCCAGG GCTCCAGTGTGGAAGTGAAGGAGGAGAAGTGCTGGGAGAAGGTGGAGGTGTCCTCCAACCCGCACCGGGCCAGCAAGCTGACGGACCGCAACCCCAAGACCTACTGGGAGTCCAATGGCAGCGCCGGCTCCCACTACATCACCTTGCACATGCACCAGGGTGTCCTCATCAG GCAGCTCACTCTGCTGGTGGCTGGCGAAGACTCGAGCTACATGCCAGCCAGAGTGGTAGTGTTTGGGGGTGACAGCACCAGCTCTCTTAACACAGAACTCAACTCG GTCAATGTGATGCCCTCTGCCAGCCGGCTGATCCTCCTGGAGAACCTGAACCGCTTCTGGCCCATCATCCAGATCCGCATAAAGCGCTGCCAGCAG GGTGGCATCGACACGCGCATTCGGGGATTGGAGGTCTTGGGCCCCAAGCCCACGTTCTGGCCAGTGTTCCAGGAGCAGCTGTGTCGTCACACACGCCTCTTCTACATGGTTCGGGCACAGGCCTGGAGCCAGGACATAGCAGAGGACCGCAGGAGCCTCCTGCACCTGAGTTCTag ACTCCATGGGGCTCTGCGCCATGAGCAGAATTTTGCTGATGGCTTCCTCCCTGACAACGAGGCCGCCCAAGCTCTGGGCAAGACCTGCTGGGAAGCCCTGGTCAGCCCACTGGTGCAGAACATCACCTCCCCTG ATGAGGATGGTGTCAGCCCCCTGGGCTGGCTGCTGGACCAGTACTTGGAGTGTCGGGAAGCTGCCCACAACCCCCAGAGCCGCGCTGCAGCTTTCTCCTCGCGGGTGCGCCGCCTCACCCACCTGCTGGTGCATGTGGAGCCCTGTGAGGTGCCCCCTCTGGTGGTGGCCACTCCTCGGCCCC AGGGCAGAAACAGAAGCCATGACTGGAGCTCCCTGGCTACCCGGGGACTTCCCAGCAGCATCATGAGAAACCTGACCCGCTGCTGGGGAGCCGTGGTGGAGGAGCAG GTGAACAATTTTCTGACCTCACACTGGCGGGATGATGACTTCGTGCCACGCTACTGTGAACACTTTAATAACCTGCAGAAGTCGAGCTCCGAGCTGTTTGGGCCACGGGCAGCCTTCTTGCTGGCCCTGCAGAACGGCTGTGCTGGTGCCTTGCTGAAGCTCCCTTTTCTCAAAGCTGCCCAC GTGAGTGAGCAGTTCGCTCGGCACATTGACCAGAGGATCCAGGGCAGCCGGATTGGGGGTGCCCGGGGAATGGAGATGCTGGCGCAACTGCAGCGATGCCTGGAAACTGTCCTGGTTTTCTCTGGCCTGGAGATAGCCACCACCTTTGAGTATTACTACCA GCACTACATGGCAGACCGTCTCCTGGGCGTGGGCTCGAGCTGGCTGGAGGGGGCCGTGCTGGAGCAGATCGGCCTCTGCTTCCCCAACCGCCTCCCCCAGCAGATGTTGCGGAGTCTGAGCACCTCCGAGGAGCTGCAGCGCCAGTTCCACGTCTACCAGCTCCAGCGGCTTGACCAGGAACTCCTGAAGCTGgaggacacagagaaaaagatgCAG GGGGGCCATGGGGCCAGTGGCAAGGAGTATGAGAGAGAGAAcgaagaggaagctgaggaagctggggcagcggcagcagcagcagataaagcagaggtggaggaggaggaggagaatgaggacCTCTACTATGAAGGGGCAATGCCAGAAGTGTCTGTGCTAGTCCTGTCACCACGCTGCTGGCCCATTGCCTCCATCTGCCACACGCTGAACCCCAAAATCTGCCTGCCTTCCTACCTGAGGGGCACTTTGAACCGATACTCCAACTTCTACAACAAGA GTCAGAGCTACCCTGTCGTAGAGCGGGGCCCACAGAGGCGACTGCAGTGGACGTGGCTGGGCCGGGCTGAGCTGCAGTTTGGAGACCAGACCCTGCATGTGTCCACCGTGCAGATGTGGCTGCTGCTGTACCTCAACGACCTGAAG gAGGTCTCTGTGGAAAGTCTGCTGGCTCTCTCAGGGCTTTCTCAAGACATGCTGAATCAGGCAATTGGGCCTCTTACCTCTTTAAGAGGCCCCCTAGACCTTCACGAGCAAAAGGACGTCCCAGGAG GGGTACTCAAGATTCGAGATGCCAGTGAGGAGCCCAGGCCAAGGAGGGGCAACGTGTGGCTCATCCCACCTCAGACATACCTGAAAGCTGAGGATGAAGAGGGCCGGAACCTGGAGAAGAGACGGAACCTTCTGAACTGCCTCATTGTCCGAATCCTCAAGGCCCATGGGGACGAGGGGCTGCACATTGACCAGCTTGTCTGTCTG GTGCTGGAGGCTTGGCAGAAGGGCCCATGTCCTCCCAGGGGTTTGGTCAGCAGCCTTGGCAGGGGGTCTGCCTGCAGCAGCACCGATGTCCTCTCCTGCATCCTACATCTCCTGGGCAAGGGCACAGTGAGACGCCATGATGACCGGCCCCAGACACTGTCCTATGCAGTCCCCGTGACAGTGATGGAGCCTCACACCGAGTCCCTGAACCCAGGCTCCTCGGGCCCCAATCCACCCCTCACCTTCCACACCCTGCAGATTCGCTCGCGGGGTGTGCCCTATGCCTCCTGCACTGGCACCCAGAGCTTCTCTACCTTCCGGTAG